One Senegalimassilia faecalis genomic window, GACGGGCCTGCAGGTCTGGGAGATCCTGCTCGCGATCGCCTCTGCCGTTACGCGCTCGCCGCGCCTCGCGAGCCTGTCCGCCAGCGCGCCGGGCGCGTAGTTCGACGTGACGATGGTCGGGCGCATGTCCTCGTAGCGCGCGTCGAGCACGCTGAACACGGTGCCGACGGACCATTCCGTCGCGTCCTCCTTGCCGAGATCGTCGAGCACGAGGACGTCGCACTTGGCGTACCGCGCGACGGCGGCCTCGGTGCCGCCCTCGTCGAACGTGGCCTTCACGCGCTCGAGCATGCCCTTGGCCGTCGTGAAGGCGACGTCGTAGCCGGCCTCGGCGAACAGCCTGGCCATGGCGGAGGCGGCGTGCGTCTTGCCGGCGCCGACGCCCCCGTGTATGTAGAGCCCGGCGCCCCCGTTGCCCGCGAACGAGGCGATGTACTCGGCGAACTCGGGGCGGTCGGCCTCGGCGGCCCAGTAACGCCTGGGGATGCCCGCGCGCAAGAGCGCCTTCTCCCGGCGGGCGGCCTCATCCTTGGCGGCGAGGGCCGCGCGCCTTCGCGCCTCGGCCTCCCGCTCGCGGGCCGCGCCCTCGCACGGGCAGGGGGCGGCGGAGACCCAGGCGACCTTTCCCGCCAGCGCCGCGCCGAGCGGATCGAGGGCGGCGCCGCAGTGCGGGCACGCCCTCGGCTCCGGCTCGTCGAAGGAGAGCCCGGCCGCCCGGGCCTGCTCCAGGGTGATGAGTCCCGCTCGGTCCATCGGGCGCCCCTTCCTTATCTTCTGAAGTCCTTGTTGTCCCTTTTGCTTATTGGGTGGCATATCGTCAGGGGTTTGCCTGACATCTCGTCAGGGGTTCGGGCTGCGAACCCTGACGGTTCGTCACCCTTGTTCGCGGCGAACCCTGTCATTTCGTCACCCTTTCGCGCCGGGAACCCTGACGAACCGTCAGGGGTTGCCAGCGCTCCGGGCGGCAGCCTCTCGCGCACGATGCGGTACCGCTTGGTGGCGTGCCCGCGTGCCGGGGCGTGCATGCCGCACTCCTCGATGAGGCCCCGGTCGAGCAGGTCGCGGATGGCGCGGTGGACGCTGCGCTCCTGCACGTTGAGGAATCGGGCCAGGCCGCCCTTGCTCTCGAAGTAGCCGCACCCGGCGTCGCAGAAGCCGAAGATGCGCGCGTAGACGAGCAGGGGAAGGCCGGAGAGGCCCAGGTCCGCCATCATGAAGTGCCGTACCGTCGTGAACTCGCGCGGGGAGGGGCCGTCGCGCCCCTTCGGGCCTGTGGCCGCCATCGGCGCTAGCCCCTTCTGGGCGAGCCGACGATGCTGTTCCGCTCGACCCATGCGACGAGCTCGTCGTGCAGCACGATGCCGTCGCGCGTCTTGCCGCCGATGTAGCGGATCGGGAACGGGTCGTCGGGGTCCTTGGCGAGCCGGTACATTGCGTCGCGGCTGATGCGCAGCATCGCGCACGCCTCGTCGGCGCCGAATATCGCGTTGGTCGATGCGATGAGCCTCACCTGGCTCCTGCTAATGCTCTTGGTCATGGTCGTCCTCGAGCTCCTTTCGTCTCGAGGCTCCCTCGCGTGCCCGGCCGCGGGCGGCTCCCGGGGCGGTCGCCGCCGTCATTTTCTCCCGCTCCTCGACTCGATGTAGGCGTCCACTGACGCCCTCGACACCAGGAGCTTCCTTCCGAGCCTGTACGAGTCGACCTCGCCCGACCAGATGAGGTCGTACGCCTTGCTTCGGCTCGCCCCCATGTACTCCTGCATCTCGATCACCGTCATCCACTCGTCGCGGCCCCGGTTGCTCTCGGGTGCCGCGCATTTCGTAGCGTGCGCCATGGCTCCTCCAATCTTTCCGCGCGATGCGTCTGCGCGGTCTCGCGTGCGTTTTCGTCTGCGCGACGATTGAACCGCCTGATTGCGGTTGGTGCGCACGACGGGAGCAGAGACGGGTCGAGCTGGGTCGAGCTGGTCGTGCCTTCACGAAATGGCCATGAGCCGCGTGCTTTAGCTGCGAGCTAAGTCCCTGAAAAGTAAAAGGCGCCCATGCGGGCGCCTGCCTAGTAGCTGGAGTTGTTCAGTTTTGGTTGGAATGCTTCTCTTCCGCGGTGCTGTCGTCCGGGGTCCGGCATCTGTCGTTCGCCTCTTTTGTCGTGTTTGATGTTGCGTGTTCTGCGAGCGACCTTGCGCGGGCCTGCCG contains:
- a CDS encoding ATP-binding protein; the protein is MDRAGLITLEQARAAGLSFDEPEPRACPHCGAALDPLGAALAGKVAWVSAAPCPCEGAAREREAEARRRAALAAKDEAARREKALLRAGIPRRYWAAEADRPEFAEYIASFAGNGGAGLYIHGGVGAGKTHAASAMARLFAEAGYDVAFTTAKGMLERVKATFDEGGTEAAVARYAKCDVLVLDDLGKEDATEWSVGTVFSVLDARYEDMRPTIVTSNYAPGALADRLARRGERVTAEAIASRISQTCRPVYLGGRDRRRRG
- a CDS encoding helix-turn-helix domain-containing protein, producing the protein MAATGPKGRDGPSPREFTTVRHFMMADLGLSGLPLLVYARIFGFCDAGCGYFESKGGLARFLNVQERSVHRAIRDLLDRGLIEECGMHAPARGHATKRYRIVRERLPPGALATPDGSSGFPARKGDEMTGFAANKGDEPSGFAARTPDEMSGKPLTICHPISKRDNKDFRR
- a CDS encoding helix-turn-helix transcriptional regulator, which codes for MTKSISRSQVRLIASTNAIFGADEACAMLRISRDAMYRLAKDPDDPFPIRYIGGKTRDGIVLHDELVAWVERNSIVGSPRRG
- a CDS encoding helix-turn-helix domain-containing protein, which translates into the protein MAHATKCAAPESNRGRDEWMTVIEMQEYMGASRSKAYDLIWSGEVDSYRLGRKLLVSRASVDAYIESRSGRK